One region of Flavobacterium pisciphilum genomic DNA includes:
- a CDS encoding PorP/SprF family type IX secretion system membrane protein gives MRKLVLVFMFFSAMGYAQQDAQFTQYMYNTININPAYAGSRGAMSIFGLYRTQWVGLDGAPETSSFSLNTPLNNSNLGLGVSLVNDKIGPTNENTLSADLSYTIPTSETFKLSFGIKGTANLFNLDINKLNPEHQGDPQFQNLNSKFTPNVGAGVYWHSDKAYIGLSIPNFIETNRYSDKDNEVAIFKDKINYYLIAGYVFDLDPYIKFKPAVLTKMVEGSPLQVDLSANFMFNDKFVAGVAYRWSAALSAMVGFQVSDGLYIGYAYDRETTRLNNYNSGSHEIFLRFEFFNNYSRITSPRFF, from the coding sequence ATGAGAAAATTAGTTTTAGTTTTTATGTTTTTTTCAGCGATGGGATATGCGCAACAAGACGCACAGTTCACGCAATATATGTACAATACCATCAATATAAATCCAGCATACGCAGGTTCAAGAGGAGCAATGAGCATCTTTGGACTCTATCGTACTCAATGGGTAGGACTCGATGGAGCACCAGAAACCAGTAGTTTTTCATTAAATACTCCATTAAATAACAGTAACCTTGGATTGGGAGTTTCATTAGTAAATGATAAAATTGGACCAACAAATGAGAATACCCTTTCTGCTGATTTATCTTATACAATTCCAACATCAGAAACCTTTAAGCTATCTTTTGGAATCAAGGGAACAGCAAACTTGTTTAATTTAGATATCAATAAACTAAATCCAGAACACCAAGGAGATCCACAGTTTCAAAACCTAAATAGTAAATTCACTCCAAATGTAGGAGCAGGGGTGTATTGGCATTCAGATAAAGCATACATCGGATTATCAATTCCAAACTTCATCGAAACCAACCGATATAGTGATAAAGATAATGAAGTAGCAATTTTTAAAGACAAAATAAACTATTATTTAATAGCAGGTTATGTGTTTGATTTAGATCCATACATTAAGTTTAAACCAGCTGTACTTACCAAAATGGTCGAAGGATCACCATTACAAGTAGATCTTTCAGCAAACTTTATGTTCAATGATAAATTTGTTGCTGGAGTTGCTTATAGATGGAGTGCAGCATTAAGTGCAATGGTAGGATTTCAAGTAAGCGACGGATTGTATATAGGATATGCATACGATCGAGAAACTACTAGATTGAATAATTATAACTCGGGATCACATGAGATATTTTTACGATTTGAATTCTTCAATAATTACAGCCGTATAACCTCACCAAGATTCTTCTAA
- a CDS encoding OmpA family protein, translating to MKIKYIVTAIFLVLIVLEGKAQTATEKKADKDYAQYAYIDAIATYERVAEKGYKDEKMFQKLGNAYYFNGELSKAAKWYDALFEMNQEQESEYYYRYAQTLKATGDYAKADKTLEAFNKKINTDKRGILFEKNKNYLEQIKANSGRFEIADAGINSTQTDYGSAYYDNKIVFASARDTGGVVKSKFKWTNKTFTNLYSAELKADGTVGKPERFEKKINSKFNESTPVFTKDGKTMYFTRNNFLDGKRGRDEQKITLLKLYKADFSNGKWTNVTELPFNSNQYSTAHPALSKDGKKLYFASDMPGTLGQSDLYSVEINSDGSYGKPENLGAAINTEGRETFPFVTAENELYFASDGRPGLGGLDVFVSKINNDGTYAAVQNVGAPINSKQDDFAFIIDSQKRNGFFSSNREGGNGNDDIYRFTEIRKLLCEQVLIGTVVDLETNKIVDNAKVILLDEQFKTISEVVTGVDGSYTFNVDCGKTYHVRASKQDYETKELSVVIKTETGKTRLVVPLEKRIKPIGVGTDLAKTLDIPIIYFDLDKSHIRKDAAFELEKILTVMNQYPKMKIDVRSHTDSRQTVKYNIALSDRRAKSTVQWLVKNGIAPNRVTGKGYGESQLVNNCSDGVPCTEAEHQQNRRSEFIIVSMQ from the coding sequence ATGAAAATTAAATATATAGTTACTGCCATTTTTTTAGTACTGATAGTACTAGAAGGAAAAGCACAAACGGCAACAGAAAAAAAAGCAGACAAAGATTATGCTCAATATGCCTATATCGATGCAATTGCTACTTATGAAAGAGTAGCCGAAAAAGGCTATAAAGACGAGAAGATGTTCCAGAAACTAGGGAATGCTTACTACTTTAATGGAGAACTAAGCAAAGCTGCTAAATGGTATGATGCTCTTTTTGAAATGAACCAAGAGCAAGAATCAGAATATTATTACCGCTACGCACAAACATTAAAAGCTACGGGAGATTATGCCAAAGCAGATAAAACCCTAGAAGCATTCAATAAAAAAATAAATACAGATAAAAGAGGGATATTATTTGAAAAAAATAAGAACTACCTAGAACAAATAAAAGCTAATTCAGGTCGTTTCGAAATAGCAGATGCAGGAATTAACTCTACACAAACCGATTACGGAAGTGCTTATTATGATAATAAAATAGTATTTGCATCAGCCAGAGATACGGGAGGAGTGGTTAAAAGTAAATTTAAGTGGACAAATAAAACATTTACCAATCTTTACTCGGCTGAATTAAAAGCTGATGGAACAGTTGGAAAGCCAGAACGATTTGAAAAGAAAATTAATTCAAAATTTAATGAATCAACACCTGTTTTTACAAAAGATGGGAAAACGATGTATTTTACAAGAAACAATTTTCTAGATGGAAAAAGAGGAAGAGATGAACAAAAAATCACTCTTTTAAAACTTTATAAAGCAGATTTTTCTAATGGGAAATGGACTAATGTAACTGAATTACCATTTAATAGCAATCAATATAGCACAGCGCATCCAGCACTAAGTAAAGATGGAAAGAAGCTTTATTTTGCATCAGATATGCCAGGAACTCTAGGACAATCAGATTTGTATAGTGTAGAAATTAATAGTGATGGAAGCTACGGTAAACCCGAAAACTTAGGAGCTGCAATAAATACAGAAGGGAGAGAAACTTTTCCATTTGTCACAGCTGAAAATGAGTTATATTTTGCAAGTGATGGACGACCAGGTTTGGGAGGATTAGATGTGTTTGTATCAAAAATTAACAATGACGGAACCTATGCAGCCGTACAAAATGTAGGTGCACCAATAAATAGCAAACAAGATGATTTTGCATTTATCATTGACAGCCAAAAAAGAAATGGTTTTTTCTCGTCAAATAGAGAGGGAGGAAATGGGAATGATGATATCTACCGATTTACAGAAATCAGAAAATTACTTTGTGAGCAAGTGCTAATAGGAACGGTAGTTGATTTAGAAACTAACAAAATTGTAGACAATGCCAAAGTAATTTTGTTAGACGAGCAATTTAAAACAATTAGCGAAGTTGTAACAGGAGTAGACGGAAGTTATACATTTAATGTAGATTGTGGTAAAACTTACCATGTAAGAGCTAGTAAGCAAGATTACGAAACCAAAGAACTTTCAGTTGTAATTAAAACAGAAACAGGAAAAACGAGACTAGTAGTTCCTTTAGAAAAAAGAATAAAACCAATAGGAGTAGGAACAGATTTGGCGAAAACGCTTGATATTCCGATTATCTATTTTGATTTAGATAAATCACACATCCGTAAAGATGCTGCTTTTGAATTAGAGAAAATTCTAACGGTAATGAACCAATATCCAAAGATGAAAATCGATGTACGCTCACATACAGATAGCCGACAAACAGTTAAATATAATATTGCTTTATCAGATAGAAGAGCAAAATCAACAGTTCAATGGTTAGTAAAAAATGGGATTGCTCCAAATAGAGTAACAGGGAAAGGTTATGGAGAGAGTCAGTTAGTAAACAACTGCTCAGATGGAGTGCCATGTACAGAAGCTGAACATCAGCAAAACAGACGAAGCGAATTTATTATCGTTTCGATGCAATAA
- a CDS encoding CBS domain-containing protein, translating to MTVNQILSAKGKEVYSVLSSTTVYEALKVMGDKNIGAILVIDGTELKGILSERDYARKIVLKDKSSKETFVHEIMESNVITISLSDSLDSCMELMSSKRIRHLPVVDNGIVVGIVSISDVVKSIIEIQKDTINHLNSYISQ from the coding sequence ATGACTGTTAATCAAATACTAAGCGCGAAAGGAAAAGAAGTTTATTCAGTACTTTCATCGACCACCGTTTACGAAGCATTGAAAGTAATGGGTGATAAGAACATTGGTGCCATCTTAGTTATAGATGGAACAGAGTTAAAAGGTATATTATCGGAGAGAGATTATGCACGAAAAATTGTGCTGAAAGACAAATCTTCAAAAGAGACTTTTGTTCATGAAATTATGGAAAGTAATGTCATTACAATAAGCCTATCCGATAGTTTAGATTCATGTATGGAATTGATGAGTAGTAAAAGAATAAGACATCTCCCAGTAGTGGATAATGGTATTGTGGTCGGAATTGTTTCTATAAGTGATGTTGTGAAATCAATAATAGAAATTCAAAAAGACACCATTAATCATCTAAATTCTTATATATCACAGTAA
- a CDS encoding NADP-dependent malic enzyme produces MNKDSKRSEALLYHSKPTPGKIQVVPTKKYATQRDLSLAYSPGVAEPCLEIARDVNEVYKYTAKGNLVAVITNGTAVLGLGDIGPEASKPVMEGKGLLFKIFSDIDVFDIEIGTKDIEEFIQTVKNIAPTFGGINLEDIKAPESFEIERRLVEELNIPVMHDDQHGTAIISSAALINALELANKKAEDVKMVVSGAGSAALACADLYVLLGVKVENILMYNSKGLLTKNNPSLSALQLKYAKDIEPIGLEEALKGADIFLGLSSGDIMTADMLLGMAENPIVFAMANPDPEINYNLAITTRKDVIMATGRSDYPNQVNNVLGFPYIFRGALDVRATKINEAMKMAAVRALASLAKESVPEQVNVAYGATKLGFGREYIIPKPFDPRLITVVAPAVAKAAMESGVALNPITDWEKYEEELLARLGNDNKMVRLITNRAKMDPKRIVFAEADHLNVLKAAQIVHEEGIGFPILLGNKEIILELKAELGFDADVEIIDPKTKDQEERRNQFAASYWSTRERRGISLLDAQKLMRERNYFAAMMVNEGEADALVTGHSRSYPSVVKPMLQLIEKAPGASLVATANMMMTNRGPMFLSDTAININPSADDLAKIAVMTAKTAKMFGVEPVIAMVSYSNFGSSTNPGASKVREAVAYLHKNHPELVIDGEIQADFALNPELLQEKFPFSKLAGKKVNTLIFPNLESANITYKLLKELNKVDSIGPIMLGMGKPVHIFQLGASVEEMVNMSAIAVIDAQEKQIKKNNLNK; encoded by the coding sequence ATGAATAAAGATAGTAAAAGAAGCGAGGCGTTATTGTATCATTCAAAGCCTACTCCAGGTAAAATTCAAGTAGTTCCAACCAAAAAATATGCAACCCAAAGAGATTTGTCTTTGGCGTATTCACCAGGTGTTGCTGAACCATGTTTAGAAATTGCAAGAGATGTAAACGAAGTATATAAATACACTGCAAAAGGGAATCTTGTTGCTGTAATAACTAATGGAACCGCGGTTTTAGGTTTAGGAGATATCGGTCCTGAAGCATCAAAACCAGTAATGGAGGGGAAAGGATTGTTATTTAAAATATTTTCGGATATCGATGTTTTTGATATTGAAATCGGAACAAAAGATATTGAAGAATTCATTCAAACAGTAAAGAATATTGCTCCAACATTTGGAGGAATTAATCTAGAAGATATTAAGGCACCAGAGTCTTTCGAAATAGAAAGAAGATTGGTAGAAGAACTTAATATCCCAGTGATGCACGATGATCAGCACGGTACAGCAATTATATCTTCAGCAGCTTTAATAAATGCATTAGAGTTGGCAAATAAAAAAGCCGAAGATGTAAAGATGGTAGTTTCAGGAGCAGGATCAGCAGCTTTAGCTTGTGCTGATTTGTATGTTTTATTAGGAGTAAAAGTAGAGAATATCTTAATGTATAACAGTAAAGGGCTTTTAACAAAAAATAACCCTTCATTATCTGCTTTACAATTAAAATATGCTAAAGATATTGAACCAATTGGTTTAGAAGAAGCTTTAAAAGGAGCAGATATATTCCTTGGATTATCATCAGGAGATATCATGACAGCAGATATGTTGTTAGGGATGGCAGAAAATCCTATTGTTTTTGCAATGGCAAATCCAGATCCAGAAATCAATTATAACCTAGCTATTACAACTCGTAAAGATGTTATTATGGCTACTGGTCGTTCAGATTATCCAAATCAAGTAAATAATGTATTAGGATTCCCTTATATTTTTAGAGGAGCTTTGGATGTAAGAGCTACTAAAATTAATGAAGCAATGAAAATGGCTGCTGTTAGAGCACTAGCTTCATTAGCTAAAGAATCAGTTCCAGAGCAAGTAAATGTTGCTTATGGAGCTACTAAATTAGGATTTGGAAGAGAGTATATAATTCCAAAACCATTTGATCCAAGATTAATTACCGTAGTTGCACCAGCAGTAGCCAAAGCAGCAATGGAGTCAGGAGTAGCTTTAAACCCAATTACAGATTGGGAAAAATATGAAGAAGAACTTTTGGCACGTTTAGGTAATGACAATAAAATGGTTCGTTTGATTACAAACAGAGCAAAAATGGATCCGAAAAGAATCGTTTTTGCAGAAGCAGACCATTTAAATGTATTAAAAGCAGCTCAAATTGTACATGAAGAAGGTATTGGTTTCCCAATATTATTAGGAAATAAAGAAATCATTCTTGAGCTTAAAGCAGAATTAGGTTTTGATGCAGATGTAGAGATTATTGATCCAAAAACAAAAGATCAAGAAGAAAGAAGAAATCAATTTGCAGCATCTTATTGGTCAACAAGAGAGAGACGTGGTATATCTTTACTAGACGCTCAAAAATTAATGCGTGAAAGAAATTATTTCGCTGCAATGATGGTTAATGAAGGAGAAGCAGATGCATTGGTAACTGGACATTCAAGAAGTTATCCATCAGTTGTAAAACCAATGTTACAACTTATAGAGAAAGCGCCAGGAGCTTCACTTGTTGCTACAGCAAACATGATGATGACAAATAGAGGACCAATGTTCTTATCAGATACCGCAATTAACATCAATCCATCTGCAGATGATTTGGCTAAAATTGCTGTTATGACTGCTAAAACTGCAAAAATGTTTGGTGTAGAGCCAGTAATCGCTATGGTTTCGTATTCTAATTTTGGGTCTTCAACAAATCCAGGAGCATCAAAAGTGAGAGAAGCAGTAGCTTATTTGCATAAAAATCACCCAGAATTAGTTATAGATGGAGAAATTCAAGCAGACTTTGCTTTAAATCCAGAATTACTTCAAGAAAAATTCCCTTTCTCTAAATTGGCAGGAAAAAAAGTAAACACACTTATTTTCCCTAATCTAGAATCGGCAAACATTACTTATAAATTATTGAAAGAACTTAATAAAGTAGACTCAATAGGTCCAATAATGCTAGGAATGGGTAAACCAGTTCATATTTTCCAATTAGGAGCAAGTGTAGAAGAGATGGTAAACATGTCTGCTATAGCAGTTATAGATGCTCAAGAAAAACAGATTAAAAAGAATAATTTAAATAAATAA
- the ruvA gene encoding Holliday junction branch migration protein RuvA: MITHLQGKLVEKTPTEVVIDCGGVGYHVNISLHTYSLIPNNDLIKLYTHLQIKEDAHTLFGFVEKSEREIFRMLLSVSGIGANIARTMLSSLDPKQIINAIASGDVGVIQSIKGIGNKTAQRVILDLKEKIVKLYDLDEVSMLQNNTNRDEALSALEVLGFVRKTSEKVIEKIIKEDPEATVESIIKKALKSL; this comes from the coding sequence ATGATTACACATTTGCAAGGAAAATTGGTAGAAAAGACCCCTACCGAAGTTGTTATTGATTGCGGGGGAGTTGGGTATCACGTAAATATATCCTTGCATACCTATTCTTTAATTCCAAATAATGATCTTATAAAATTGTATACGCATCTTCAAATAAAAGAAGATGCGCATACATTATTTGGTTTTGTAGAAAAATCTGAAAGAGAAATCTTCAGAATGCTACTATCCGTATCGGGAATTGGGGCAAATATTGCCAGAACAATGTTATCTTCGTTAGACCCGAAACAAATAATTAATGCAATAGCATCCGGAGATGTTGGTGTAATTCAATCAATAAAAGGTATTGGGAACAAAACTGCCCAACGAGTAATCCTTGATTTGAAAGAAAAAATTGTTAAATTGTACGATTTAGATGAAGTTTCGATGCTTCAAAACAATACAAACAGAGATGAAGCGTTATCAGCTTTAGAAGTTTTAGGATTTGTTAGAAAAACGTCTGAAAAAGTGATTGAAAAAATCATTAAAGAAGACCCTGAAGCGACTGTTGAGTCAATAATTAAGAAGGCTTTAAAAAGTTTATAA